From the genome of Croceibacterium atlanticum:
GGGCGGCTCGCCAACAAGCAGAACGTGTTCGATGATTTCATCGCCGCGGGCGAATATCTGAAGGCGGAAGGCATCGCTTCCGCAGACGGGCTTGCCATACAGGGCGGGTCCAATGGCGGCCTTCTGGTCGGCGCCGTGTCCAACCAGCGGCCCGATCTGTTTGCTGCCGGAAATGCGGCAGTGGGCGTGATGGACATGCTGCGTTTCGACCGCTGGACCGCCGGCCGGTACTGGGTGGATGATTACGGCTATCCGTCCAAGGAAGAGGATTTCCGTATTCTGCGCAGCTATTCCCCCTATCATAACATTACCCCGCGCACGCCCTATCCGGCGCTGCTGGTGACCACGGCGGATACGGATGACCGGGTGGTGCCCGGTCACAGCTTCAAATATACGGCTGCGCTGCAGGCGGCGGATCTGGGGCCGAAACCGCAATTGATCCGGATCGAAACGCGGGCAGGGCATGGATCGGGGAAGCCGACGGACAAGGCGATAGAGGAAGCATCCGATATCGCGGCATTTCTTGCATACTGGACGGGCCTGACACCTGTGGAATAGTTGTTCAGGAAACTGATCCTATTCCTGAATATATCCTGTCCGTGCAATTCAGGCCCGGCCCAGTGACGAGAGGCTAGAACCATCCTCATCCGGCGCAATCCGGCGACCCGGACGAATTGAGGATTTAGCCCATGATGACCATTAGCAAGGCCCTGGTCGGAACATTTGCCGCAGGCGCGATGGCGATGGCCTCTGCCAGTCCGACTCTCGCGCAGGATCGGCGTCACCATCGGGACAATGACGGGATCGATGCCGGGGATGTGATCGCCGGCGCCCTGATCATTGGCGGGATCGCCGCCGTGGCCGCTGCCGCCAGTAATCGCGACGACCGCCGCTATCGCGACAGGCGCTATCGTGACCGCGATTATCGCGACAATCCGCGCAATGCGGTGGAGCAATGCGTCCGCGCAGCGGAACGCACGGCCAATCGCTATTCCTATGGCGGCCGCTCCAAGGTGACGGATATTCGCGACGTCGACCGCAAGAGCAATGGCTACAAGATCAAGGGCCGCATTGCCGTGAACCAGAATGGCCGCGACTGGCGCCGGGGGGACCGCAATTATGGCCGTGGCTGGGATAATGACTATCGTGGCTGGAACGATCGCTATCGCGGTTATGACAGCGGGCGGTTTACCTGCCGCGTGAAATATGGCCGCGTTGTCGATATCGATTATAGCGGCATCAGGGGGCTGTAACGGCCTCTACCGGCCGGGAAAGGCGGTTCAGGCAGATGCGCCTGCGCCGCCTGGCCTGTTCAGACGGGGAGCGCGGCATGGCCGCCTCCGGCAATGCAAGGGATGGTGCAATGGCACTGGGAACAAACCGCCTGGCCGCTGCGAGCGCGCTTGCCGCAGCCCTTTCCATGGCCGCGACACCGGCAGCGGCGATCGGCCTGCCGGGGCCTGCGGGCGAGACGCGCATACATGATGGCGATATGGCAAGTGCGTATCACCGCCGCCATCGCCATCATCGCGGCGGGGGAGTGGATGCGGGCGACATATTGGCCGGGGTTCTGATCCTGGGCGGTATTGCCGCCGTGGCCAGCGCCGCCAGCCAGTCCGGCGACCGGCAGGAGCGCTATCCCGAGCGGGAACCCTATCCCTCGCGGCCGGACTATAACCGGGCCGGCAATGCCAGTGGTCCGCAGACCCGCGGATTGGATAATGCGATGGATATCTGCGTGGCCGAAATCCAGCGCGGTGGAGAACGTGTGAGTTCTGTCGAAAGCGCGGCACGTACCGGGGATGGCTGGAATGTCGGCGGCATATTGCAGGGCGGGGCCAATTTTTCCTGCTGGATCGGGAATGATGGCCGCATCCGCGATGTCACCGTCCAAGATCGATATGGCGCCGATGAATATGGCGTCCGTTCCCATGACCGGGATCGCTATGGCAGCAACGGCGATGATCGTTCCGCAGACCGCGCAGGGGACAATCAGTGGAGCGACGATTACTATAACCGCGCCCGTGACCGCCTGCGTTATTCCACGCCTGACCTTGCGCCCGCAGGGCAAGGCGGGATTGACGGCGATCTTGACGCGCCGGAGCGTTTCTAGCTCTCGCCCTCTGCCTTGCCCTCGCGCGAATAGATGGGCAGTTCGATCCGCCAGACCATGGCCGCGCCGCGCAACAGGAAGCCGGCCATTGCCGCAACCGCCCAGACCGGCCTCTGCGGCAGGTCCAGATAGATGCCCAGCGCGCAGAGCGTGGCGGCCAGGGCGGCGGCTGTGACATAGAGTTCCGGCCGCATCAGGATCGAAGGCACGCCGGCCAGCACGTCGCGAATGATCCCGCCCACGCAGCCCGATACGATGCCCAGGATCACTGCCGGCAGGGGCGCGACGCCGAATGTCAGCGCCTTGGCAGTGCCGAGCACGGCAAAGGCGGCCAGGCCGAGCGCATCCGCCCATTCCAGCAGATGACCTTCCCACCAGCGGCGCGGCGTGAACCAGGCGATCAGCGCGACCAGCATGATGACCGGCGCCACCCATGGATCGCGCAGCCAGAATACCGGCGCTTCGATCAGCAGATCGCGCAAGGTTCCCCCGCCGACCCCGGTGACCAATGCGAAGAAGGCCATGGTGACGAAGGTCTGCCGCAATTGCGCGGCAACCAGCGCGCCGCTCAGCGCGAAGACGGCAGTGCCCGCGAGATCGAGCAGCGGAGGCAGGGCGGTGGCCGTGGTGGTCAAATCGTTGTCCTCACGCGTGATTTGCGTCGGCGGAACAGCAGGATGCAGCCCAGCATGGACCCGGCCACGCCCAATGCGGCGAACAGGATCAGGACCGGGTGGTGCATGTCTTCCCGTCCTTGCAAATCCATGATGTGCAGGCCCCACATGAAATCATAGAACCGCCACCAGCTTGTGCGCAGGGCCAGTACTTCGCCCGTGGCATCGTCCACATAAACATGGGTGCCATCGGCAAAGCGGGCCTGCCACGCCGCGCGCCCTGCACGATAATCCATCGGCGCTTCGCCCGGCGCAAAATACCTCATTTCCGCCAGCGCCGCATCGCCGCGATAGGCGCTTTCGGCGACCAGGCGCGCCTTTTCCTGGGTCATCGGTGCGTCCAGCGAACCGTCGAGGGCCGAATAGCTATAACGCGCGCCGCGTGCGGTGGTGACGATCCACGCCGGCCCTTCCGGCTTCTGGATCAATTCTGCGGACAGGATCGGTTCGCCCACGCGGGGCACGGCCAGCTGTGCCGGATCTATTTTGCGTTCAATGGCGCTGCGCAGATGGTCGCCCCGCGTTTCCTCGATCGGGCGTGCGATCATGGCCAGCCCGCTGATTGTCCAGATCAGGAACGGAACGCCGATCAGCCATCCAAGCCAGATGTGCCAGCGGGCAAAGCGCTGCATGATGCGTAGGCGTGCCATGACGGAATGATTATCGCGCCCGTGGCGGCGGCGCTAGTCGGTAGCGAAAAGCTGGCCGAGATCGGCAAAGGCCTTCATCTCGATCGCATTGCCGGACGGATCGCGGAAGAACATGGTCGCCTGTTCCCCCGGCTGCCCTTCGAAACGAATATAGGGTTCGATTGCGAACTCCAAGCCCGCCGCCCGCAGCCGATCCGCCAGTTCTTTCCAGTCTTCCAGTGTCAGCACGATGCCGAAATGCGGCACGGGCACGACATGCCCGTCCACCGGGTTCGAGGCGGCATCTCCGGAGCCTTCCGACAGATGGGCGACAATCTGGTGACCGTAGAAATCGAAATCGATCCACTGATCGCTGCTGCGCCCTTCCGGACAGCCCATGACTTCGCCCCAGAAATGGCGCGCTTCCGCAAGGTCGCGAACGGGAAAGGCGAGGTGGAAGGGGCGCAGGGACATTTCGTTTCTCATCCGGTGGGCGCGCATCCTGCCACGGGTTCAGGATGAGCGAATCTGGGTGACAGGTCGGGATGGGCGGATAGAGGCCGGAAGCCAATCTCCGCCCATCCTGAGCTTGCCGAAGGATGCGTTAAGCGTCCTCAGATATGGATCGGCTTGCCCTGCACGGCCATGGCGGCTTCCTTCAGCGCTTCCGAATGGGTCGGATGCGCGTGGCAGGTATAGGCGATGTCTTCGCTGGTGGCGCCGAATTCCATCGCCTGCGCGGCCTGTGCGATCATGGTGCCCGCGACCGAGGCGATCATCCACACGCCCAGAACACGATCCGTTTCCGCATCGGAGATGACTTTCACGAAACCGTCGGGTTCGTGATTGGTCTTGGCGCGGCTGTTCGCGAGCATCGGGAACTTGCCGACCTTCACCGCGCCCTTTTCCTTCGCGGCTTCCTCCGTCAGGCCGACGCCTGCGAATTCGGGCATGGTATAGACGACGCTGGGGATCACATCATGGTTCACGATGCCAGTCTGCCCGGCGATGTTTTCCGCGACGGCCAGGCCTTCATCCTCGGCCTTGTGCGCCAGCATCGGGCCGGGGATCACGTCGCCAATGGCCCACACGCCGTCCACCTTGGTGCGGAAGGAATGATCGGTTTCGATCTGTCCGCGCGCATTGGTTTCAAGGCCGATTGCATCGAGGCCGAGCCCGTCCGTATTCGGCTTGCGGCCGATGGAAACCAGCACGCAATCCGCGGTGATCGTTTCACTGTCGCCGCCATCGGCGGGTTCGACAGTCAGCGTGGCCTTCTTGCCCTTGACCGTCACGCCGGTGACCTTGGTCTTGAGCTTCAGTTCCATGCCCTGTTTCTTGAAGATCTTGCCTGCTTCCTTGCGGATATCGCCATCCATTCCGGGCAGGAGCTGGTCGAGATATTCGACCACGGTCACTTCGGCGCCCAGACGCCGCCAGACCGAGCCGAGTTCCAGCCCGATGACGCCGCCGCCGATCACGACCATCTTCTTCGGCACGGCGGACAGTTCCAGCGCGCCGGTGGAATCGACCACCACGCCCTTTTCATTGTCCACCTCCACGCCGGGCAGCGGGGTCACGGAAGATCCGGTGGCGATGACGATATTCTTCGCCGTCACCGTTTCATCGCCCACTTTCAACGTATGCGCATCGACGAAGCTGGCATGGTTCTTCAGCCAGGTGACCTTGTTCTTCTTGAACAGGAATTCGATCCCGCCGGTCAGACCCTTCACGGCATCCTTGCGCTGGCCCTGCATCGTGTCGAGATCCAGTTCCGGTGTGACCTTGATACCCATCCGGGCCATGGTCTTTCCGGCCGCCGCTTCGAAATATTCCGATGCGTGCAGCAATGCCTTGGAGGGTATGCAGCCGACATTGAGACATGTGCCGCCCAGAGTTTCCCGGCTTTCGGCACAGGCCGTCCTCAGCCCAAGCTGTGCCGCGCGGATCGCCGCGACATAGCCGCCGGGACCGGCACCGATAACGAGGACATCATAGTCGTAAGTCTGGTCGCTCATTGGTCTCTTCCGTCGCGCGCGTGCTTCGACAGGCTCAGCACGCGCGGGTTTGGTATTCATCCTTCATCCACATCCGCTCAGCTGAGCTTGTCGAAGCACGCTCATCCTGAGCTTGTCGAAGGATGTGGCACGGTCCACTCTACAGGTCGATCAGCATCCGCATCGGATCTTCGATCGCTTCCTTGATGATCTTCAGCGCCGTCACCGCTTCGCGGCCATCGATGATCCGATGGTCATAGCTGAGAGCGATATACATCATCGGGCGGATCACCACTTCGCCATTCACGGCGACGGGGCGTTCCTCGATCCGGTGCAGGCCCAGCACGGCGCTCTGCGGCGGATTGATGATCGGGGTGGACATCAGCGAACCGAATACGCCGCCATTGGAAATGGTGAAGGTGCCGCCGGCCATGTCCTGCATGGTCAGCGCGCCGTCCTTCGCCTTCTGGCCGTAATCGGCGATCGCCTGTTCCACTTCGGCAAAGCTCATCCGTTCGACATTGCGCACCACCGGCACGACAAGGCCGTTCGGCGCGCTGACCGCGACGGAGAGATCGACATATTTGTGATAGACGATCTCGTCACCGTCGATCCGGGCGTTGACGGCCGGCACGTCCTTCAGCGCAAGGCAGGCCGCCTTGGCGAAGAAGCTCATGAAGCCAAGCTTGATATTGTGCTTCTTGGCGAACACGTCCTTGTAGGCAGCGCGCGCTTCCATCACCGCAGTCATGTCCACATCGTTGAACGTGGTCAGCAGCGCGGCTTCTTCCTGTGCGCCCTTCAGCCGCTTGGCGATGGTCTGGCGCAGACGGGTCATCTTCACCCGTTCTTCCACACGCTCTCCCTCTGCCGTGGCGGGCGTGGGGGAGGGCGCCGGGGCGGAAGCGGACGGCGCCGGGCTGGACTGCTTCGCCTTGGCGGCGGCAATCACGTCTTCCTTGGTCAGGCGGCCATCCTTGCCCGTGCCCTTGATCGTGGTCGGATCGACCCCGTGTTCCAACACGGCGCGGCGCACGGCCGGGGAAAGCGTGGTGGAGGCATCGCCGCCTTCCTCGCCAGAGGGCAGGGCCTCGATCTCTTCCTCGGCGGAGCTGGCCTTTTCAGCCTCGTCCTTGCGCAGATGCGTATCTTCGGGGCCGGACTGGGCCTGGCCTTCCTCGATCACCGCGATCACCGCGCCGACTTCCACCGTCTCGCCCACTTCCGCCTTGTAGGCACCCATGATGCCGGCGATGGGCGCGGGTACTTCCACGGCCACCTTGTCGGTTTCGAGGCTGGCGATCGGTTCATCCAGAGCAACCGCATCGCCGGGCTTCTTCAGCCATTCGCCAATCGTCGCTTCGGTTACCGATTCCCCCAGTGTGGGGACTTTTACTTCACTGGCCATGTGTCGTTTCCTTCAGGCCTTCCGATTAGGAGCGGGTCTTGCCGGCGTCCGAGAGGCCGAGCGCGGCCTCCACGAGCGCCTGTTGCTGTTCAGCGTGGCGGCTGGCGAGGCCGGTCGCGGGAGAGGCGGATACCTCGCGCCCGGCATAGCGCGGGCGCATGTTCCTGTGGCCGGCGGCGATCAGCGAATCCTCGATCTTGCTTTCGACGAAGAACCAGGCGCCGTTATTCTTGGGTTCTTCCTGGCACCATATCACCTCTTCCAGATTCGTCATCCGCTTGAGCCGCACGGCCAGCGGTTCGCCCGGGAAGGGGTAGAGCTGTTCGAGCCGGACGATGGAGATGTCCTCCAGCTTTTCCTCGTCACGCTTTTCGATCAGGTCATAGGCGACCTTGCCCGAACACAGGACCAGCCGGCGAATCTTCTCGTCCGGGATCGTTTTCGAGTCGGACATGATCCGCATGAAGTGGCTTTCGCCCACGAACTCGCTCGCGGCCGATTTTGCCATCGGATGCCGCAGCAGGCTCTTGGGAGTCATGATGACCAGCGGCTTGCGGAACGGGCGCAGCATCTGGCGGCGCAGAACGTGGAAATAGTTCGCCGGGACAGTGATGTTGCAAACCTGGATATTGTCGTTCGCGCAGAGTTGCAGGAAGCGTTCCAGCCGGGCGGAGCTATGTTCCGGACCCTGGCCTTCATAGCCATGCGGCAGCAGCAGGACGAGGCCGTTGGCCCGCAGCCACTTTGCCTCGCCCGCGGCGATATACTGGTCGATCACGATCTGCGCGCCATTGGCGAAATCGCCGAACTGCGCTTCCCAGCATACCAGGGTCTTCGGATCGGCAGAGGCGAAGCCATATTCGAAGCCGAGCACGCCATATTCGGAGAGCGGGCTGTCATAGACCTCGAACTTGCCATGCGGCAGTGTGGTCAGCGGGATATATTTCCGCTCCGTCTTCTGGTCGATCCACATGGCGTGGCGCTGGCTGAACGTGCCGCGCCCGGAATCCTGGCCGGACAGACGCACGCCGAAGCCTTCCGTCACCAGGCTGCCGAAGGCCAGCGCTTCCGCCGTGGCCCAGTCGAACCCGCTGCCCGCTTCGAACATCTTCGCCTTGGCGTCGATCACGCGGCGCAAGGTCTTGTGAATTTCCAGATCTTCCGGGATCGTGGTCAGCGTGCGGCCCAGGCTTTCGAACAATTTGCCTTCGATCGCGGTTTCCACGTTGCGGCGCGCGGTTTCCGGATCGGCCGGCTTGTGCAGCCCGCTCCACCTTCCGCCGAACCAGTCCGCTTCATTGGCGCGATAGTTTTTCCCGGCCTCGAATTCCTCGTCCAGCGCGGCGACGAAGTGTTCGACCTGCTCGCTGTGCCACTTGCTGTCGATCACGCCTTCTTCGATCAGGCGCTTCGCATAGATCTCGCTGACGCGCGGATGCTTGCGGATCTTTTCGTACATCAGCGGCTGGGTGAAGCTGGGTTCGTCGCCTTCATTGTGGCCGAAGCGGCGATAGCACCACATGTCGATCACGATATCGCGCTTGAACTTCATGCGATATTCGACCGCCAGCTTGCAGGCGAAGGTCACGGCTTCGGGATCATCGCCATTCACATGCAGGATCGGCGCCTGCACGCCCTTGGCCACGTCCGACGGGTAGGGGGACGATCTGGCGAATTGGGGGCTGGTCGTAAAACCGATCTGGTTATTGATCACGAAATGGATGCAACCGCCGGTATTATAGCCGCGCACGCCGGAAAAGCCGAAGCATTCCCATACGATACCTTGCCCGGCAAAGGCCGCGTCACCGTGGATCAGCACGGGCAGCACCTTTTCGTGCTGGCCCAGATCTTCATGCACGGCCTGCTGCGCGCGCACCTTGCCCAGAACGACCGGGTCCACCGTTTCCAGATGGCTGGGATTGGGAACCAGGCTCATATGCACCTTGATACCGTCGAATTCGCGGTCGGTGCTGGTGCCCAGGTGATATTTCACGTCGCCCGATCCGCCCACATCTTCCGGATTGGCGGTGCCGCCGGAAAATTCGTGGAAGATCACGCGATACGGCTTGGCCATGACATTGGCGAGCACGTTCAGCCGGCCGCGATGGGCCATGCCATAAACGATTTCGCGCACGCCGCCGGCGCCGCCATATTTGATTACCGCTTCCAGCGCCGGGATCATGGATTCGCCGCCATCCAGGCCGAAACGCTTGGTGCCGACATATTTCTTGCCGAGGAATTTTTCATATTCCTCGCCCCGGATCACGGCAGACAGGATGGCCTTCTTGCCGGTTTCCGTGAATTCGATTTCCTTGTCGGCGCCTTCCATCCGATCCTGCAGGAACCGCCGTTCCTCGATATCGGCGATGTGCATGTATTCGAGGCCGACCTTGCCGCAATAATTCGCGCGCAGGATCTCCACCACTTCGCGCACCGTGGTCCATTCCAGCCCCAGATTGCCGCCGAGATAAATTGGGCGATCCAGATCGGCATCGGTGAAGCCGTGATATTCGGGCGTCAGGTCAGCCGGAAGTTCGGAATGGTGCAGGCCCAGCGGATCGAGATCCGCAGCCAGATGGCCGCGCACGCGATATACGCGGATCAGCATCATGGCACGGATCGAATCCGCCGCCGCGCATTCCACCGCGCTTTCATCCATCGGCTTGCCCGATTTGGCAGCAGCCTTTTTCACTGCGATCTTCATCGCGGTCGGGTCCATCGCCTCCGCCAGGTCGCTTCCGGCGTCGGGCAGGGGCCAGCCCTTCTTCTGCCAGCTGGGGCCGGGCTGAGGACCGTCCTGATCGGCCATTTCGGGGAGGAAATTCTGCGCTTCGTTACCCATGATCAGGCTCCGTAAGCCCCCGCGCAGGCGGGGGCCTTTTTCGGCATTGCGCCGGTCACAATAGTGCGTGGCTGAGATCCTGCCACGCCTGGTTTCTTTCTTCGATGCGAGCGATTTTCCAATCGCGGTTCCATTTCTTCATCCGCCTTTCGAACAATCTCGCATCGTGAATATTCTCGAAGCGCTCGAACCAGACCAGGTGATGGCAGTTATACCGCTTCGTGAAGCTTGAAACGGCTCCGCTGCGATGTTGTGCCACTCGTTTGGCAAGGTCTTCCGTTACTCCGATATATAGAACTCCCTCGGGCCGGTTGGTCAGGATATAGACATATCCGCACTTCAAAAGTTCCTCCCGGACCGAAAGAGGTCCCCGCCTTCGCGGGGACTCACATTAAATTACGCAAGCTCCTTCAGCAGCGCGTCGAGCGTGGTGCCCAGTTCGCTGGGCGACGGCGATACGCGGATGCCTGCATCTTCCATAGCCGCGATCTTGTCTTCCGCGCCGCCCTGGCCGCCGGAAACGATCGCGCCCGCATGGCCCATGCGGCGCCCCGGAGGGGCGGTGCGGCCGGCGATGAAGCCGACCATCGGCTTGCTGCGGCCCTTGGCTGCTTCCTGCTTGATGAATTCTGCGGCCTCTTCTTCCGCCGAACCGCCGATTTCGCCGATCATGATGATCGATTCGGTTTCGGGATCGTCCAGGAACAGGTCGAGTACGTCGATGAAATTGGTGCCGTTGACCGGATCGCCGCCAATGCCGACCGCCGTCGTCTGGCCGAGGCCGACCGCCGTGGTCTGGTGCACGGCCTCGTAAGTCAGCGTGCCGGAGCGGCTGACCACGCCGACGCTGCCCTTGGAGAAGATGGACCCCGGCATGATGCCGATCTTGCATTCGCCGGGCGTCAGCACGCCGGGGCAGTTCGGGCCGATCAGACGGCTCTTGGAACCGGACAGGGCGCGCTTCACCTTGACCATGTCCAGCACGGGCACGCCTTCGGTGATGGCGACGATCAGTTCCATTTCGGCGTCGATCGCTTCGAGAATGGAATCCGCTGCGAAGGGCGGCGGAACATAGATGCAGCTGGCCGTTGCGCCGGTTGCCGCCTTGGCTTCCGCCACAGTGTCATAGACGGGCAGGCCGATATGGGTGCTGCCGCCCTTTCCCGGCGTCACGCCCGCAACCATCTGCGTGCCGTAAGCCAGAGCCTGTTCGGTGTGGAAGGTGCCGGTGGCGCCGGTCATCCCCTGGGTGATGACCTTGGTGTCTTTGTTGACGAGGATGGACATTATCTACTCCGAATTCGCTTGGCGGTCCAAACAGGCAGGACGCTGATCAATATTAGAGTGCCTGGATAAAGGGAGGCTGAATCAACGTCGAAGCTGGTTCGAGGATGCACTCCAGAAAAACGCGGCGGCACCTGGGGGCGGTGCAGGCTGATATGGCCAACCCGCCCCCAAGGCCGCGAAAACATCACGCCAGCGAGCTGTCGATACCCTTGCAGGCTTCGAGCAGTTCCTTGACCGCATCGACGCTGACCTGGAAATTGGCCTTGGCTTCATCGTTCAGTTCGATTTCGACGATGCGTTCCACGCCATTGGCGCCGATCACGATCGGCACGCCGACATAAAGCCCGTCCACGCCATACTGGCCGGTGAGGTTGGCTGCGGCGGGAAGGACGCGCTTCTTGTCCTTCAGATAGCTTTCAGCCATCATGATCGCGCTGGTGGCCGGGGCGTAATAGGCGGAACCATTGCCCAGCAGCTGGACGATTTCACCGCCGCCCGAACGGGTGCGCTTGACGATCGCGTCCATCTTTTCCTGCGTGGACCAGCCCATCTTGATCAGATCGGGTACGGGAATGCCGGCAACGGTCGAATATTCGAGCACCGGCACCATCGTATCGCCATGGCCACCCAGCACGAAGGCGGTGACATCTTCCACCGACACATCGAACTCTTCCGCCAGGAAGCAGCGGAAACGCGCGGAATCGAGCACGCCGGCCATGCCGACGACCTTTTCCGTAGGCAGGCCCGAATATTCGCGCAGCGCCCAGACCATCGCGTCCAGCGGGTTGGTGATGCAGATCACGAATGCGTCGGGCGCATGTTCCTTGATCCCGGCGCCGACGGCCTGCATGACCTTGAGATTGATGCCGAGCAGATCGTCACGGCTCATGCCCGGCTTGCGGGCGACACCGGCGGTGACGATGATGACATCGGCCCCGGCGATATCGGCGTAATCATTCGTGCCCTTGAGCTTGGAATCAAAGCCTTCCACCGGCGCAGCCTGCGCCAGATCCAGGGCCTTGCCCGAAGGCATTCCTTCCGCAATGTCGAACAGGACGACGTCGCCCATTTCCTTCATTGCGGCCAGATGTGCCAATGTGCCGCCGATCATGCCGGCGCCTACGAGCGCTATCTTCTTGCGAGCCATGAGCTTTTGCCGATTCCTCCAAGCTGCGCGGGCGCTGGAAAGCAACGGTTCCGGCGCCTCCCCGCGTCCGCGGAGGGAGGGGCCCCGGTTGACGAGCCCGACCTAGGCGCGCGCAGGGGGCATTGCAACCGCGAAAAGCCCTTCTATTGAAACTATTTTTGATATCAGTTTGCAATATCATTAATGAGTTTTGAGGGCGTCTTGTGCAAGCGCTCTTTCGCTTATGCGCAATTGCCGTCAGGCCCGCCTGGCTTTTTCATCCCGTTCGCGTTCCTGGGCCAGCAGCATGGCCGCCAGATAATCGGGCACGGCGCGGCTGAAATAATAGCCCTGGCCCAATGTGCAGCCCGCTGCCTTCACGGCCTGGACCTGCTCGATCGTTTCCAGCCCTTCGGCCACGATATCCATGTCCAGCGTCGATCCCATTCCCGCCACGGCGCGGATGATCGCATCGCTCTTGCGGCCGGCATTGGGGCCGGACACGAAGCTGCGATCCACCTTGATCTTCTTGAACGGATATTTGTTCACATAATGGAGGGAGGAATAGCCGGTTCCGAAATCGTCCAGCGCGAAGCGGACCCCTTCGGCCGATAATTCGTCGATGAAGCGGACCGTATCGGCACTGTCGTCGAGGAACAGGCTTTCCGTCACTTCCAGTTCCAGGCGATGCGGGGCCAGCCCGGCATCGCGCAGCGCCGTCAGTATCCCCAGCGCGGCGCCCGGTGCGCGCAATTGCATGGGGGAGAGATTGACCGCCAGCGTCACGTCTTCCGGCCATTGCGCGCAGGCCTTGGCCGCCTGCGCCGTGATCCAGTTGCCCAGCGTGATGATGGCGCCGGTTTCTTCCGCCACGGGGATGAATTCGTCGGGCCGCAATTCGCCCTTTTCCGGGTGGAACCAGCGGACCAGCGCTTCGAAACTGCGGATCCGCCCGGTTTCCAGATCGACGATCGGCTGGAAGAAGATGGACAATTCGTCCCGCTGGATCGCGGACCGCAATTCCACCTCGATTTCCTTGCGGCGGACAAGGTCGCGGGTCATCGCCGTGTCGAAGAAGCAGACCTGGTTCCGGCCGCCGACCTTGGCGTGATACAGGGCCAGATCCGCACTCTGCATCAGCGTGTCGATGTCGTGCCCGTCATTGGGCAGCAGCGCGACGCCCATGGAAGTGGCGATATCTATGCGCCGCTGGTCGATCCGGATGGAGCGGGAAATGTCTTCTGCAATGGCGCGGGCCAGCCTTTCGCTTTCGAAACGGTCGCCGACTTCGGCCACGACGATGAATTCGTCCCCGCCGAAACGGGCCACTGCGGCCTTGTCCGGAGCCTGGGCGCGCAGCCTGGCGGCCACTTCCGCCAATACGCGGTCGCCCACCGGATGGCCCAGCGTGTCATTCACTTCCTTGAACTTGTCGAGATCGAGCCAGAACATGGCCAGCATTCGCTCTTCGGGCAGTGCCATGAGCAGTTCGACAAGGTCGTGATTCAGTCCGGCACGGTTGAGCAGGCCGGTCACTACGTCGGTCCGCGCGAGGCGGCGCATATTGTCTGCCATGCGTGCGCTGACTTCGGCTGCGGTGATCTGGTCCCGCAATATCCGGAACAGGTTCAGCGTGACGGAAACGACCGCAGCGAAG
Proteins encoded in this window:
- a CDS encoding VOC family protein; the encoded protein is MSLRPFHLAFPVRDLAEARHFWGEVMGCPEGRSSDQWIDFDFYGHQIVAHLSEGSGDAASNPVDGHVVPVPHFGIVLTLEDWKELADRLRAAGLEFAIEPYIRFEGQPGEQATMFFRDPSGNAIEMKAFADLGQLFATD
- a CDS encoding trimeric intracellular cation channel family protein, which encodes MTTTATALPPLLDLAGTAVFALSGALVAAQLRQTFVTMAFFALVTGVGGGTLRDLLIEAPVFWLRDPWVAPVIMLVALIAWFTPRRWWEGHLLEWADALGLAAFAVLGTAKALTFGVAPLPAVILGIVSGCVGGIIRDVLAGVPSILMRPELYVTAAALAATLCALGIYLDLPQRPVWAVAAMAGFLLRGAAMVWRIELPIYSREGKAEGES
- the odhB gene encoding 2-oxoglutarate dehydrogenase complex dihydrolipoyllysine-residue succinyltransferase: MASEVKVPTLGESVTEATIGEWLKKPGDAVALDEPIASLETDKVAVEVPAPIAGIMGAYKAEVGETVEVGAVIAVIEEGQAQSGPEDTHLRKDEAEKASSAEEEIEALPSGEEGGDASTTLSPAVRRAVLEHGVDPTTIKGTGKDGRLTKEDVIAAAKAKQSSPAPSASAPAPSPTPATAEGERVEERVKMTRLRQTIAKRLKGAQEEAALLTTFNDVDMTAVMEARAAYKDVFAKKHNIKLGFMSFFAKAACLALKDVPAVNARIDGDEIVYHKYVDLSVAVSAPNGLVVPVVRNVERMSFAEVEQAIADYGQKAKDGALTMQDMAGGTFTISNGGVFGSLMSTPIINPPQSAVLGLHRIEERPVAVNGEVVIRPMMYIALSYDHRIIDGREAVTALKIIKEAIEDPMRMLIDL
- a CDS encoding PepSY domain-containing protein; amino-acid sequence: MARLRIMQRFARWHIWLGWLIGVPFLIWTISGLAMIARPIEETRGDHLRSAIERKIDPAQLAVPRVGEPILSAELIQKPEGPAWIVTTARGARYSYSALDGSLDAPMTQEKARLVAESAYRGDAALAEMRYFAPGEAPMDYRAGRAAWQARFADGTHVYVDDATGEVLALRTSWWRFYDFMWGLHIMDLQGREDMHHPVLILFAALGVAGSMLGCILLFRRRKSRVRTTI
- the lpdA gene encoding dihydrolipoyl dehydrogenase codes for the protein MSDQTYDYDVLVIGAGPGGYVAAIRAAQLGLRTACAESRETLGGTCLNVGCIPSKALLHASEYFEAAAGKTMARMGIKVTPELDLDTMQGQRKDAVKGLTGGIEFLFKKNKVTWLKNHASFVDAHTLKVGDETVTAKNIVIATGSSVTPLPGVEVDNEKGVVVDSTGALELSAVPKKMVVIGGGVIGLELGSVWRRLGAEVTVVEYLDQLLPGMDGDIRKEAGKIFKKQGMELKLKTKVTGVTVKGKKATLTVEPADGGDSETITADCVLVSIGRKPNTDGLGLDAIGLETNARGQIETDHSFRTKVDGVWAIGDVIPGPMLAHKAEDEGLAVAENIAGQTGIVNHDVIPSVVYTMPEFAGVGLTEEAAKEKGAVKVGKFPMLANSRAKTNHEPDGFVKVISDAETDRVLGVWMIASVAGTMIAQAAQAMEFGATSEDIAYTCHAHPTHSEALKEAAMAVQGKPIHI